The genomic interval ATGAGACATGTTGTGAAAATTGATTCTTTAGCCTCTTGGTCAAATAAGTATTTATCAAAAGAGTGGAAAATTAAATTGATCAATTTTTTAGCTGGAATTGCTGCTTACGATGGTGGAATCAATGATGATGAACAACGTCATCTATTGGTTTTAATGACTAAAATGAATTTGGAACTCATAGATTTTGAACCGATTTATGCAGAAAAACTAACGCGAAAGAACGAGAGAATATATACAAATGAATCAAGTTATTCCAAGTTAGATTTCTTCTACAAAATTTTAGGGCTAGAGAAAACGGCTTCTATCGATGAAGTGAAAGCTGCTTACAGAAGATTGGTAAAATTGACGCATCCGGATCGTTTTGTGAATGAATCTCCTGAAATTCAGAAACATATGAGTGAAAAATTTAGAGAGGTTCAAACGGCTTATGAATTCATTGTAAATTCGTGATATGATATTGAGTTTTTTACTTTCATACGTCTCTAATTATGGGGGTGTCAAAAAGGATGAGCTAAATCCCTTAGTGGTCGTTTTTTTGCTTTTGATACCGGTGATTTTATTTGGGACTTACTTTTTTTACCTGAGATATAAGCAGAAGCATAAGATTGTTCATTGGCTAGGGAAGAGTTTTCCTATTTCTTATTCCGATTTTTCATTGAAAGAAGTTCAGATTGTTTTGGCTGTAGCAATGGTCAAGAGAGATCGGTATTTGTTGATGAATAAACTGCATAAAATGAAGCAGTTTTCGCAAAAAAAATATTCTTCGAGAGAGTTAGATGTAGAGGAAATTATGGATGTGTTTCTGGATAGTAAAATTCCGGTGATGGAACTGATGGAGTGGTGTAACAAACATATTTCGGATTTTCAAAAGCTAGAGACTTTTTTATTCCTGTCGGAAATTGCTTTGTTGGATAATCAATTAATAGACAAGGAAAGGGAATATTTGCTTTTCATCATTCAAAAATTCACCATTAGAATACAGGATGTTCCTGATCACATTCAAAGTCAAATCTTCGATAGGCATCAAAATAAAGAATCGATTAAGCCATCTGTATTTAGTTATCATTCTTATTATGAGGTGTTGGAACTTACAAAAGATGCCTCGTCTCAAGAAATTAAAACGGCCTACCGCAAAATGGTGAAGAAGTATCATCCGGATAGTCATCCTCATTTGGAATCAGGTGAGAAGAAAGAGTTAGCTAAGAAGTTTCAAGAAGTACAAGAGGCTTATGATACGTTAATGAATGCTTGATGAATGTGCTAATTTTCATATCGTTGATTGTATTTTGTTTACTGACAATGCTGCTTTTGATAAGGTATCGCTCGGATATAAAACAACGCAAGATAAGTTCGGAACTTATTCTTAAGAGAAGTTTTCAGCCACCTTCTGGAAAGAAAACAGAGAGAATGGTTTTTCAAATCTACCTATTACTTGCTGTTTGGGTAATCCGAAAAAATTCAATTAAATCAATTGAAAAACAGTCTTTTATAGTTGTTTATATCAATAAAAAGTTCAATATAGAATCGCTTGTAATAGTGAACGAATTAGAGTTGGTTGAGGAGACATCTATTCATGTCAGAAGTGTTGCGAATTGGGTAGTTCAAAAAATGCCCGGATCTCAGGAGCGGGCAGAGTTAATTGATTTTTTAATTGATTTAGTTTTTGTAGATGGTGAATTGATTGATCGCGAATTCACGGCTTTAGTTCGCTTAGGGGAATTGATTGGTGTTCAATCGATGTATATTGAAAAACGAGTAATCGAAAGCCGCAAACGAATTTTTGGACAATCTTCTGGTGAGTCCAGACTTCATGAGATTGCGAATTCAGGAACTAGAAAGCGAATGGCGCTTGCAATCTTAGATTTGAATACCAATGCCACAGAAGATGATATCAAGAAAAGTTATCGCCGATTAGTGAAAAAATATCATCCTGATAGAAATCTGGATCTGTCGGAGCAGGAGAGGGGTGAGTTTGCTCAGCGTTTTTTGGAGATTCAAGACGCTTATGAAGAGCTTTCTTCCAATTAATTTGAAGTTAAAATCACAAATGTATTTTAGGTGTAATCAATTGATTTTCATTTAAATATGATGGTTATTTAAAATGGTCAATTAAATCTTTTTTTATTTATTTTGCTTTTTTTTGATTGAATATGTAACCTAATATAGAACTGTGGCGTAAATGGGTCAAAACAGGATCGTATTTAAGTTTTATATAATATGGAAAGCACAATGATTAATAACGCAATTAGCTTGGCAAAAAACAAATTGGAGCGCCACAAAGCAATGGGAAGAAATAGCAACTTGAGTATTATTGAGGTTGCTCAATTAATGGATTTGGTTACATTTGGACCAGATATGCCACAGGTTCATAATAGCATGCTTTTCTTTAATTACAGCTCGAATTGATAGATTAAAAGATATTTTTAAGGGAATTCGTTTTGGCGAATTCCCTTTTTTTATTCCGTTTTGTTACAAATGTGAATATTTGTAAATTTAGAATTGTAGTTTTTGTATTGTACATTTGTAACATGGAGATTAAAGATCGTTTACGTATGATAATGGATTCGCACAAACTAAATGCGGGTTCTTTTGCAGATAGAATTGGGGTTCAGCGTTCAAATGTAAGTCATGTGTTAAGTGGACGAAATAAGCCAAGTTTTGATTTTGTTGAGAAGTTATTGCAGGCGTTTCCACGTGTTTCGGCTGAATGGCTTTTTACAGGTAGGCAGTCAAAGTCTGATTCGAATGATTTATTTACTGCGCAAGATGTTGTTTCTTTAACTCAATCGCTTTCTAAGCAATCATCTGTTGATTCTTCCTTGTTGGCTGTTGTAACTGAGAAAAGGATTGTTAAAACAATTATTTTCTACGAAGATTTTACGTTTGATGTGTTTTTGCCTAGTGAGAAATGATTCCTGAACCTATTAATTCGTCTTCGTTATAGAATGCGGCAAATTGACCTGGAGTAATTCCGCGTTGTTTTTGATTGAAAAGAATGTAAAATCCATCTTGTAAACGTGTTAAAGTTCCTTTTTGAAAGGATTGGCGGTATCTGATTCGAATATCAAACTCTTTCGAATCTCCTATATTCATCTCGAATGTTGGGTTGATCCAGTGCATTTCGGATGTTTCGATTTTTAAAGCCCATTTGTTTAGTCCTGGATGTTCGTCTTTCTGACCGGAATAAACGGTATTTGTGGTTGTGTCAATTCCGATGACGAATGAAGGGTTTGGTCGCCCTCCGATATTCAATCCTTTTCGTTGACCAATCGTGTAATAATGAGCTCCAATGTGTTTTTCAACTTCAATTCCCATATCGGGTGAGTAGATGAATTCTTTGCTTAGCTCAATAACGTTATTTAGGTTAACTGGAATGGTTGAGTAATTTAAAAATTGATTATCTAATTCATTTATTTCTATTATTTTACCGTATTTTACTTCAAGTTTTTGTTGGAGAAATTCAGGTAAAGATATTTTTCCTACAAAGCACAATCCTTGAGAATCTTTTTTGTCTGCGGTTACAAGTCCGATTTCTTTCGCAATCGCTCTCACTTCTGATTTTTGAAGGTTTCCAATAGGAAAAAGGGCTTTTGATAATTGGTCTTGAGATAGCTGGCAAAGAAAGTAAGATTGGTCTTTGTTTGGATCCAATCCAGTTAATAGGTGGTGAATCCCGTCTTCTGTTGTTATTTTTCGGCAATAATGTCCCGTAGCGACGAAATCTGCGCCGAGTTCCATAGCTGCTTTTAAAAACACGTCAAACTTGATTTCTCGGTTACATAGAACGTCTGGGTTTGGAGTTCTTCCAGCTTCGTATTCTGCGAACATGTAGTCTACGATGCGTTCTTTGTATTCTTTGCTTAAGTCGAGTACTTGAAATGGAATTCCGAGCTGTTCGGCGATTAAGAGCGCATCATTACTGTCGTCTATCCAGGGACAATCGTTTGATAGCGTAACAGTTTCATCATGCCAATTGCGCATGAAAAGTCCAATAACCTCATATCCTTCTTGTTGAAGTAAATGTGCTGTAACACTTGAATCTACACCACCAGACAAACCAACAACTACTCTTTTCATGGTGCAAATTTACGAACTTTTGAAAAGCGAATTGGGAATTTCAATTTCTTTCAATAAATTAACAGTTACAAAAGTGAATTATTTATTGATACATTTGTATCTAAAGCAAAATAACTCTGAAACTGGGTGTGTGGAACTTGATTTTGTTTCCAGTTGTTCAAAAAAGTTCAAAAGTGTTCAAGAGGTTCAAAAGATTAAATAAATTAAAAAGGTTTTAATTGAACTATTGAACTATTGAACTATTGAACTATTGAACTATTGAACTATTGAACTATTGAACTATTGAACTATTGAACTATTGAACTATTGAACTATTGAACTATTGAACTATTGAACTATTGAACTATTGAACTATTGAA from Fluviicola taffensis DSM 16823 carries:
- a CDS encoding DnaJ domain-containing protein, giving the protein MLQLIYFISRFGGAVRMSPEERFWCGVIVAVIFGGAFIYLVYRHISTRDRRSWDKGMIPKNFKPTQKNILELFIAASGAIVRRDMDSHYLKFSFIDKYLKANFEDIYYNAAASYNYSMRHVVKIDSLASWSNKYLSKEWKIKLINFLAGIAAYDGGINDDEQRHLLVLMTKMNLELIDFEPIYAEKLTRKNERIYTNESSYSKLDFFYKILGLEKTASIDEVKAAYRRLVKLTHPDRFVNESPEIQKHMSEKFREVQTAYEFIVNS
- a CDS encoding J domain-containing protein, translating into MILSFLLSYVSNYGGVKKDELNPLVVVFLLLIPVILFGTYFFYLRYKQKHKIVHWLGKSFPISYSDFSLKEVQIVLAVAMVKRDRYLLMNKLHKMKQFSQKKYSSRELDVEEIMDVFLDSKIPVMELMEWCNKHISDFQKLETFLFLSEIALLDNQLIDKEREYLLFIIQKFTIRIQDVPDHIQSQIFDRHQNKESIKPSVFSYHSYYEVLELTKDASSQEIKTAYRKMVKKYHPDSHPHLESGEKKELAKKFQEVQEAYDTLMNA
- a CDS encoding J domain-containing protein, yielding MVFQIYLLLAVWVIRKNSIKSIEKQSFIVVYINKKFNIESLVIVNELELVEETSIHVRSVANWVVQKMPGSQERAELIDFLIDLVFVDGELIDREFTALVRLGELIGVQSMYIEKRVIESRKRIFGQSSGESRLHEIANSGTRKRMALAILDLNTNATEDDIKKSYRRLVKKYHPDRNLDLSEQERGEFAQRFLEIQDAYEELSSN
- a CDS encoding helix-turn-helix domain-containing protein is translated as MEIKDRLRMIMDSHKLNAGSFADRIGVQRSNVSHVLSGRNKPSFDFVEKLLQAFPRVSAEWLFTGRQSKSDSNDLFTAQDVVSLTQSLSKQSSVDSSLLAVVTEKRIVKTIIFYEDFTFDVFLPSEK
- the mnmA gene encoding tRNA 2-thiouridine(34) synthase MnmA codes for the protein MKRVVVGLSGGVDSSVTAHLLQQEGYEVIGLFMRNWHDETVTLSNDCPWIDDSNDALLIAEQLGIPFQVLDLSKEYKERIVDYMFAEYEAGRTPNPDVLCNREIKFDVFLKAAMELGADFVATGHYCRKITTEDGIHHLLTGLDPNKDQSYFLCQLSQDQLSKALFPIGNLQKSEVRAIAKEIGLVTADKKDSQGLCFVGKISLPEFLQQKLEVKYGKIIEINELDNQFLNYSTIPVNLNNVIELSKEFIYSPDMGIEVEKHIGAHYYTIGQRKGLNIGGRPNPSFVIGIDTTTNTVYSGQKDEHPGLNKWALKIETSEMHWINPTFEMNIGDSKEFDIRIRYRQSFQKGTLTRLQDGFYILFNQKQRGITPGQFAAFYNEDELIGSGIISH